In the genome of Acidimicrobiia bacterium, one region contains:
- a CDS encoding S8 family peptidase yields the protein MTRSPIRVLVAVLVTVATALVVVPNPAGASPATPRAARPSPSSATARYRTDRVLVKFKPGVSAQQQARSLHGARARTVARGSDVQTVSVPNGDVMGVIAHLKADPSVTLAQPDYLYHATETIPNDPYYAQQWGPAKIAAPESWDVARGSAASNAPVVAVIDSGVDYVHPDLATNMWTNPGGIGSCRAGTHGYDALAQEAGSPYYGLDPCIPFDDDGHGTHVSGIIGAAGNNGTGVSGVEWQARIMAVKFLDSSGSGDDVAAIAAINWVVDAKNHGVNVRVINASWGGSGDDTALDNAIQSANAAGILFVAAAGNGDNSGTPIDVDTTPQYPCSTSGVLCVASSDPYDGLSWFSNYGASTVALAAPGECILSTVPTEFPFGENDPYCGTPPRNYAYLDGTSMATPFVSGTAALIAAAAPSADATQLRVDMVNSVDPSSSLSSKVSSGGRLDVCKALAQAGVFTPPQSLRATQSNGSALIAWNAPCSGATDYAISQSGGGSTTTASSTTTLSSLTTNAAYTVTVTARMSGSPRASSTVLVTPLSGGYELDGFGGLHPVAASGGTAPPTTSGGPYWRTWNIARGVAVLPSGAGGYVLDGYGGLHPFGVGTQTPPPGARVSGYWPGWDIARGVAFLPDGTGGYVVDGYGGLHPFAVGNAPMPPNLSTPNYWPGWDIVRGIATVPSGSLSLTSAGGLVLDGYGGIHGFSLGGATPSASNGPYWKPWDIARGITVSHDGTGGYVGDGWGGVHPFQLTQPAPPLQTGQYWHGWDISRGLAL from the coding sequence ATGACCCGCTCGCCCATCCGTGTGCTCGTCGCGGTCCTCGTGACCGTCGCGACCGCGCTGGTCGTGGTCCCCAACCCCGCGGGCGCGTCACCGGCGACGCCGCGCGCGGCGCGCCCCTCGCCCTCGTCGGCGACGGCGCGCTACCGCACGGACCGTGTGCTCGTGAAGTTCAAGCCCGGCGTGAGCGCCCAGCAGCAGGCGCGAAGCCTCCATGGCGCTCGAGCACGCACCGTCGCGCGCGGGAGCGATGTGCAGACGGTGTCCGTCCCGAACGGTGACGTCATGGGCGTGATTGCCCACCTGAAAGCGGACCCGAGCGTCACGCTCGCGCAACCGGACTACCTCTACCACGCAACCGAGACGATCCCGAACGATCCCTACTACGCGCAGCAATGGGGTCCCGCGAAGATCGCTGCGCCGGAATCGTGGGACGTCGCGCGCGGGTCGGCCGCGAGCAACGCGCCCGTCGTCGCCGTGATCGACAGCGGGGTCGACTACGTGCACCCCGACCTCGCCACCAACATGTGGACGAACCCCGGCGGCATCGGCTCCTGTCGCGCGGGAACGCACGGCTATGACGCGCTGGCACAAGAGGCGGGCTCCCCGTACTACGGCCTCGACCCGTGCATCCCGTTCGACGACGACGGCCACGGCACCCACGTCTCAGGGATCATCGGCGCCGCGGGCAACAACGGAACGGGGGTCTCCGGCGTCGAGTGGCAAGCGCGCATCATGGCGGTCAAGTTCCTCGACAGCTCGGGATCGGGTGACGACGTCGCCGCGATCGCCGCGATCAACTGGGTGGTCGACGCGAAGAACCACGGCGTCAACGTGCGCGTCATCAACGCGTCGTGGGGCGGCAGCGGCGACGACACCGCGCTCGACAACGCGATCCAGAGCGCGAACGCGGCCGGCATCCTCTTCGTCGCCGCCGCGGGGAACGGGGACAACTCGGGAACGCCGATCGACGTCGACACGACGCCTCAGTACCCGTGCTCCACGTCGGGAGTGCTGTGCGTCGCGTCGAGCGACCCGTACGACGGGCTGTCGTGGTTCTCGAACTACGGCGCGAGCACGGTCGCGCTCGCCGCGCCAGGCGAGTGCATCCTGTCCACGGTCCCCACCGAGTTCCCCTTCGGCGAGAACGATCCGTACTGCGGGACGCCACCGCGCAACTACGCGTACCTCGACGGCACGTCGATGGCGACACCGTTCGTCTCGGGCACCGCGGCACTCATCGCAGCGGCCGCGCCGAGCGCGGACGCGACGCAGCTGCGTGTCGACATGGTGAACAGCGTCGACCCGAGCAGCTCGCTGTCGTCCAAGGTCTCGAGCGGCGGCCGCCTGGATGTGTGCAAGGCGCTCGCTCAGGCTGGCGTCTTCACCCCGCCACAGAGTCTTCGTGCGACGCAGTCGAACGGCAGCGCGCTCATCGCGTGGAACGCGCCCTGCAGCGGCGCGACCGACTACGCGATCAGCCAGAGCGGGGGTGGCAGTACGACGACAGCATCGTCGACGACAACCCTTTCGTCACTGACGACGAACGCGGCGTACACCGTGACGGTCACCGCACGGATGAGCGGCAGCCCACGTGCTTCGTCGACCGTGCTCGTCACCCCGCTGAGCGGTGGATACGAGCTCGACGGGTTTGGTGGGTTGCATCCGGTCGCGGCGAGTGGTGGGACCGCACCGCCGACAACCAGTGGCGGGCCGTACTGGCGAACGTGGAACATCGCGCGCGGCGTCGCGGTGCTCCCGAGCGGCGCGGGGGGCTACGTCCTCGACGGCTATGGCGGACTGCACCCGTTCGGTGTCGGAACACAGACCCCGCCGCCGGGCGCGCGCGTGAGTGGCTACTGGCCCGGTTGGGACATCGCGCGCGGCGTCGCGTTCCTGCCCGACGGAACGGGCGGCTACGTCGTCGACGGCTACGGCGGGCTCCACCCGTTCGCGGTCGGCAACGCGCCGATGCCGCCCAACCTGTCGACGCCGAACTACTGGCCGGGCTGGGACATCGTGCGGGGCATCGCGACGGTCCCGAGCGGCTCACTCTCGCTGACGTCCGCCGGCGGGCTGGTGCTCGACGGGTACGGCGGCATCCACGGCTTTTCCCTCGGCGGGGCAACGCCCAGCGCATCGAACGGCCCGTACTGGAAGCCGTGGGACATCGCACGCGGCATCACGGTTTCACACGACGGGACGGGCGGATACGTGGGCGACGGCTGGGGCGGTGTGCACCCGTTCCAGCTCACACAGCCTGCGCCGCCACTCCAGACCGGGCAGTACTGGCACGGCTGGGACATCTCGCGCGGGCTCGCGCTGTGA
- a CDS encoding NRAMP family divalent metal transporter, with amino-acid sequence MREGTRRRTRFLAYLAIAGPGLIAANAGNDAGGIATYASAGSQYRYRTLFFMVLVTVGLVVVQEMSARLGVFTGKGLAALIREQFSIRFATLALACLLLANLGLVVSEFAGIGAALELLGVTRYLSVPVAAVALWALVMFGSYRYAERVFLLLSLVFLTYPIAAVLGHPDWHAVASQTVLPHFTGGQAFVFVGVALIGTTISPYMQLYTAAGVVDRGITADEYSLERVDAVGGAVFGDFIAMCIIIATAAAIGGHGPLSSAKQAAEALRPVAGAGAELLFAIGLLGASALAAAVVPLSTSYAISEAVGVERSVSRRFREAPVFLGLFTFQVFVGALVALTPVNLIRLLVGTQVLQGIITPVILVFILTLANRRSLLGDAANGPVFRAVAWVCVIAVAVLSSVLLAQTVLGWFGVA; translated from the coding sequence ATGAGGGAGGGGACGCGGCGGCGGACGCGCTTCCTCGCCTACCTCGCGATCGCCGGACCGGGTCTCATCGCCGCGAACGCCGGGAACGACGCCGGCGGCATCGCGACCTACGCGTCGGCGGGTTCGCAGTACCGGTACCGGACGCTCTTCTTCATGGTGCTCGTGACCGTCGGGCTCGTCGTCGTGCAGGAGATGAGCGCGCGTCTCGGTGTCTTCACCGGCAAGGGGCTCGCGGCGTTGATCCGCGAGCAGTTCTCGATCCGGTTCGCGACGCTCGCGCTCGCGTGCCTGCTGCTCGCGAACCTCGGGCTCGTCGTGTCGGAGTTCGCCGGCATCGGCGCGGCGCTCGAGCTGCTCGGCGTCACGCGCTATCTGAGCGTGCCGGTCGCGGCCGTCGCGCTGTGGGCGCTGGTGATGTTCGGCTCGTACCGGTACGCCGAGCGCGTCTTCCTGCTGCTGTCGCTCGTGTTCCTGACCTATCCGATCGCGGCGGTGCTCGGTCACCCGGACTGGCACGCGGTCGCGTCGCAGACGGTGCTGCCGCACTTCACGGGTGGGCAGGCGTTCGTGTTCGTCGGCGTCGCGCTGATCGGCACGACGATCTCGCCGTACATGCAGCTCTACACCGCCGCCGGCGTGGTCGACCGTGGCATCACGGCGGACGAGTACTCGCTCGAACGTGTCGACGCGGTCGGGGGCGCCGTGTTCGGTGACTTCATCGCGATGTGCATCATCATCGCGACCGCGGCGGCGATCGGCGGACACGGGCCGCTGTCGAGCGCGAAGCAGGCCGCGGAGGCGCTGCGCCCGGTCGCGGGCGCAGGCGCAGAGCTGCTCTTCGCGATCGGCCTGCTCGGCGCGTCGGCGCTCGCCGCCGCGGTGGTGCCGCTGTCGACGTCCTACGCGATCTCCGAGGCGGTCGGCGTCGAGCGATCCGTGTCGCGGCGCTTCCGCGAGGCGCCCGTGTTCCTCGGCCTGTTCACGTTCCAGGTGTTCGTCGGCGCGCTGGTCGCGCTCACACCGGTCAACCTGATCCGGCTGCTCGTCGGCACGCAGGTGCTGCAGGGGATCATCACGCCGGTCATCCTCGTGTTCATCCTCACGCTCGCGAACCGTCGCAGCCTGCTCGGTGACGCGGCGAACGGCCCGGTGTTCCGGGCCGTCGCCTGGGTGTGCGTGATCGCCGTGGCCGTGCTGTCGAGCGTGCTGCTCGCGCAGACGGTCCTCGGCTGGTTCGGCGTCGCCTGA
- a CDS encoding bifunctional o-acetylhomoserine/o-acetylserine sulfhydrylase, producing MPDWGFETRQVHAGAVADPATGARAVPIYQTTSFVFRDTQHAAALFGLEELGFIYTRIMNPTQDVFEQRMTALEGGVGALATSSGQAAQYVALMNLAENGGHIVSSASLYGGTYNQLHYTFPKAGVDVSFVDDPDDLDAWRAAIRPNTKAFYAETLGNPKNDVLDFEGVSAVAHEAGVPLVIDNTVATPYLCQPLRHGADIVTHSATKFIGGHGTSIGGVIVDGGSFDYVASGRFPGFTEPDPSYHGLVFSQLPDELRPAQYILKARLQYQRDIGPAVSPFNAFLFIQGLETLSLRMERHCENALAVAQWLEARDEVAWVSYAGLTSSKWYDRAKKYMPRGAGSILAFGIEGGLEAGRRFVDALELHSHLANIGDVRSLAIHPASTTHSQLTEEEQATAGVTPDLVRLSVGIETLDDILADLEAGFRAAKGA from the coding sequence ATGCCGGACTGGGGATTCGAGACTCGTCAGGTCCACGCGGGAGCGGTCGCGGACCCGGCGACCGGCGCGCGGGCCGTGCCGATCTACCAGACGACGAGCTTCGTGTTCCGAGACACCCAGCACGCCGCCGCGCTCTTCGGGCTGGAGGAGCTCGGGTTCATCTACACGCGCATCATGAACCCGACCCAGGACGTCTTCGAGCAGCGGATGACCGCGCTCGAAGGGGGCGTCGGTGCCCTGGCCACGAGCTCCGGGCAGGCGGCGCAGTACGTCGCGCTGATGAACCTGGCCGAGAACGGCGGCCACATCGTCTCGTCCGCGTCGCTCTACGGCGGCACGTACAACCAGCTGCACTACACGTTCCCGAAGGCGGGCGTCGACGTGAGCTTCGTCGACGACCCCGACGATCTCGACGCGTGGCGCGCCGCGATCCGCCCGAACACGAAGGCGTTCTACGCGGAGACGCTCGGCAACCCGAAGAACGACGTCCTCGACTTCGAGGGTGTGTCGGCGGTCGCGCACGAGGCGGGCGTCCCGCTGGTGATCGACAACACCGTGGCGACGCCGTACCTCTGCCAGCCGTTGCGTCACGGCGCCGACATCGTCACGCACTCCGCGACGAAGTTCATCGGCGGTCACGGCACGTCGATCGGCGGCGTGATCGTGGACGGCGGCTCGTTCGACTACGTCGCGAGCGGCCGGTTCCCAGGCTTCACGGAACCGGACCCGAGCTACCACGGTCTCGTCTTCTCGCAGCTGCCGGACGAGCTGCGTCCCGCGCAGTACATCCTGAAAGCGCGTCTGCAGTACCAGCGCGACATCGGCCCCGCGGTCTCGCCGTTCAACGCGTTCCTCTTCATCCAGGGACTCGAGACGTTGAGTCTGCGCATGGAGCGGCACTGCGAGAACGCGCTCGCCGTCGCGCAGTGGCTCGAGGCACGCGACGAGGTCGCGTGGGTCTCGTACGCAGGGCTCACGTCGAGCAAGTGGTACGACCGCGCGAAGAAGTACATGCCGCGGGGTGCGGGATCGATCCTCGCGTTCGGGATCGAGGGCGGTCTCGAAGCCGGCCGTCGCTTCGTGGACGCGCTCGAGCTCCACAGCCACCTCGCCAACATCGGCGACGTGCGCAGCCTCGCGATCCACCCCGCGTCGACGACGCACTCACAGCTCACCGAGGAGGAGCAGGCGACCGCGGGCGTGACGCCGGATCTCGTGCGTCTCTCGGTCGGCATCGAGACCCTCGACGACATCCTCGCCGACCTCGAGGCCGGGTTCCGCGCCGCCAAGGGCGCGTAA
- a CDS encoding homoserine O-acetyltransferase yields the protein MGARDLIPATGAWCPGDEPGHRRFATVFDTRPHVLEAGGRLSDVTVAFETWGELDASRSNAVLVLHALTGDSHAAGSVGPGHVQEGWWDAVVGPGKAIDTERFFVVCPNVLGGCQGTTGPASLAPDGKPYASRFPVITIRDQVVAEAALADRLGIERWNAVVGGSMGGMRVLEWAVAFPDRVGSAVVIACGATASAEQIALCSLQVRAIRSDPRYRGGEYYDARPGDGPHAGIALARGIGQVSYRSELELERRFGRGHQGDEVPLAGGRYAIESYLEYQGEKLARRFDANSYVVLSEAMNHHDVGRGRGGIAAALARITADVTVAGISSDRLYPLRLQHELAELIPRASSVEVVESISGHDGFLVEHEAVGKVIARALAGR from the coding sequence GTGGGCGCGCGTGACCTGATTCCCGCAACCGGCGCGTGGTGCCCCGGCGACGAGCCGGGGCACCGCCGGTTCGCGACGGTGTTCGACACGCGCCCGCACGTTCTGGAAGCGGGCGGCCGGCTGTCGGACGTGACCGTCGCGTTCGAGACCTGGGGCGAGCTCGACGCGTCGCGCTCCAACGCGGTCCTCGTGCTCCACGCGCTCACCGGTGACAGCCACGCGGCCGGGTCCGTCGGGCCCGGGCACGTGCAGGAAGGCTGGTGGGACGCGGTCGTCGGGCCGGGCAAGGCGATCGACACCGAGCGGTTCTTCGTCGTGTGTCCGAACGTCCTCGGCGGATGTCAGGGGACGACCGGTCCCGCGTCGCTCGCGCCGGACGGGAAGCCGTACGCGTCGCGCTTCCCCGTCATCACGATCCGCGACCAGGTCGTCGCGGAGGCCGCGCTCGCGGACCGGCTCGGCATCGAACGATGGAACGCGGTGGTCGGCGGCTCGATGGGCGGGATGCGCGTGCTCGAGTGGGCCGTCGCGTTCCCCGATCGTGTCGGGAGCGCGGTCGTCATCGCTTGCGGTGCCACCGCGAGCGCGGAGCAGATCGCGTTGTGCTCGTTGCAGGTCCGCGCGATCCGCAGCGACCCCCGTTACCGCGGCGGCGAGTACTACGACGCGCGACCGGGCGACGGTCCACACGCGGGGATCGCGCTCGCGCGCGGCATCGGGCAGGTGAGCTACCGCAGCGAGCTCGAGCTCGAACGGCGCTTCGGTCGCGGCCACCAGGGCGACGAGGTCCCGCTCGCGGGTGGCCGATACGCGATCGAGTCGTATCTCGAGTACCAGGGCGAGAAGCTCGCGCGCCGCTTCGACGCGAACAGCTACGTCGTCCTGAGCGAGGCGATGAACCACCACGACGTCGGTCGCGGCCGGGGCGGGATCGCGGCCGCGCTCGCGCGCATCACGGCCGACGTGACCGTTGCCGGCATCTCGTCGGACCGCCTCTACCCCCTCCGCCTCCAGCACGAGCTCGCCGAGCTGATACCCCGCGCGAGCAGCGTCGAGGTGGTCGAGTCGATCTCCGGTCACGACGGGTTCCTCGTGGAGCACGAGGCCGTCGGGAAGGTGATCGCGCGGGCCTTGGCCGGCCGCTGA